The Candidatus Sericytochromatia bacterium nucleotide sequence GAGGACTGCTTGGAGGGATGCTTGACCGACGCGTGGTTGAACCTGTCCAAGCTGATTCCTCCCGATCTGCCTGGAGATGCGCTGGAACGCCAGCTCTGGCCCCCGGGAAAGCCCCTTCCGCCCGTGATGTGCTTGGTGGCGGGACCCGGGTACGGGAAAACGCTGGCGTTGCGAAGTTTGGTCGATTCCCGTCTGGCAGAAGGCCAGGTGGTGCTCTGGTACGCCGTCGATGCCCTTGATGCGGACCTGGCGACCTTCTTTCACTACCTGATCGCGGGAATGCGTCGCTTCGTTCCTCAGTTCGGCGAGGACCTGATGGGCCTCCTGGCAGGAGATCGTGCCGATGCGCGGCTGCTCTGGCAACGCTTTTTCGCTGCCGTTTCGGCCTTCAATCTCCCGGAAACCGTACTCGTGCTGGATGACGTGCATCATCTGTTGCCAGGCGCTCCTGAGTTGCTGACGGCCCTGGCCTACCACCTCGACAAGCTGCCTCCCTCGATTCACGTCTTGCTCAGTTCGCGGTCGCGATTGTCATTTCCGGTCGGGCGCGCCCAGGCCCTAGGCAACCTCCACGTCATCGCGGAAGATGGGCTCCGTTTCTCCTCCGAAGAGGAGGTGGCCTTCATGGCGCGTCGGGCCCCGGACGGACAGATTCCGGATGCCTGGTGGCGTAAAGCGACCGGGTTGGATGGTTGGCCCCTGGGGCTGGCGCTGGCCACGCAGGCGGCTCAAGACCGGGATTGGCGGCTGGCCCCGCGCGCGGCGGGGGTCGAGCCGCTGATGGCCTACGTGGCCGAGGAACTCTATGAGGCGCAATCCGACCCTCGTCGGCGTTTCATGCTGCGCGCCGCTCTGATGGATGAAATGCAACCCGAGGTCTGCCGCGCGCTACTGGCAGAACCGGAGGCGGCCGAGATCCTGGCCGCGCGCGAAGCCGACCATCTGGTGCGTCGGCTGGCCGATGGGCTGACCTACCGTTTTCCGGCCTATTTGCTGGAATTTTTGCGCGTGGAGGCCGAGCGGACGCTGCCGGCCACGCTGCGGGCAGCATGGCATCAGGCTGCCGCCAGGCATTTCGCCGACCGGCCTGAGCTGGCCTTCCACCATTGGATCGCCGCGGGCGATTGGCAGGCCGCCTGCGCAGTCTGTGAGGACGCATTCCCGGCGATGCGCTTCAGTGGTCGACATGGCCTGATGACTCGCTGGCTTGAGGCTTTCCCCGGGCAGGTTTCCGAACGTGAGCCGTTGCTCTCTCTCTGGCGTGGACATCTCGCCTCCACGGCGGGACTCCCACTCGAGGCGAGGGTGTATTACGAGCAGGCCCTGGCATTGTACGAGGGCCGCGGAGATCACGCGGGGGCCCTGAGGGTACGGGTCCGTCAGGTCACCATTGGCCTGTTGCATGAGGAACTGCGCGTTCATTCCCTTCGTCAGTTACTGGACTTGGAGGGTGTGTCCGCCGCTCGCGACGACGATCTCGCCGATCTGTGTTTGGCCCGCAGTCTGGCCGCGGAGCAGGCGGGTGACCTGGGCGAGATGCGGGCCCAAAACCTTCGCGTGCTTGGCCTGCCCATCGCGGGACGTCTTGAACTGGCAGCGTCGCACTGCATCGCGCTGCTCAATCTTTTCACCATTGCCCTGCATCAGGGGGACCTGGCAGAGTCCCTCGCGCGGGTGACGGACGCTGCAAGACTGGCTGAACAGTGGGGATTCGCGCCTTATCGTCTCCACGCGCGTTTCATGCAAGCGCACGTGCAGTTGCTCCAGGGGGAATGGGACCGAGCGGGCGCATTTCTGAGGGCCTTACCTGACAGTTGGAGTGAGCAACTGGACTGGCACGACCTGGCCTGTGCTCACGTGACCCGCGGCCTGTGGCACCACCTGCGGGGCGAGGCCAGAGACGCGGAAGACGATTTTCGCAAAGCCCGGGACACCTTCGCCCGGGCGGGCAATCCCGAGGGACAGCTCCTGGTGCTGGAACGCCAGCTGTGGCTCTCCCTCTCGCGTCGCCAACCGGGGCGGGCGCTGTCGGCCGTGGCGAGTCGCTTGCCGCTGCCCGCTGCGACGATTTATGACCTGGCCTTGATGGTGCCCCTGGCCCGCGCCCTTCATCTGGAGGGGCGCTTGGCGGAGGCCTCCGAATACTGGAACAAGCTCATCGCGGCCCTGGAGGCCCAGGGTGCGCGCTGGCACCTGACCCGGGCCTACCTTTACCGGGCAGCCACGGACCTGGCTCAGGGGGCGAACGCCCCGGCTCAGGCCAGTCTGGCCGCCGCGATGCGACTGGCGGAAGCGGGGGGCTATCGCTCCCTGGTGGGCGATGATCCGCTGCTCTGGGAGGAAATTGCCTCCCTGGTGACCGAGAGCGGAATCGGACAATCGTTCGCCGAGGCGG carries:
- a CDS encoding BTAD domain-containing putative transcriptional regulator; amino-acid sequence: MTDAWLNLSKLIPPDLPGDALERQLWPPGKPLPPVMCLVAGPGYGKTLALRSLVDSRLAEGQVVLWYAVDALDADLATFFHYLIAGMRRFVPQFGEDLMGLLAGDRADARLLWQRFFAAVSAFNLPETVLVLDDVHHLLPGAPELLTALAYHLDKLPPSIHVLLSSRSRLSFPVGRAQALGNLHVIAEDGLRFSSEEEVAFMARRAPDGQIPDAWWRKATGLDGWPLGLALATQAAQDRDWRLAPRAAGVEPLMAYVAEELYEAQSDPRRRFMLRAALMDEMQPEVCRALLAEPEAAEILAAREADHLVRRLADGLTYRFPAYLLEFLRVEAERTLPATLRAAWHQAAARHFADRPELAFHHWIAAGDWQAACAVCEDAFPAMRFSGRHGLMTRWLEAFPGQVSEREPLLSLWRGHLASTAGLPLEARVYYEQALALYEGRGDHAGALRVRVRQVTIGLLHEELRVHSLRQLLDLEGVSAARDDDLADLCLARSLAAEQAGDLGEMRAQNLRVLGLPIAGRLELAASHCIALLNLFTIALHQGDLAESLARVTDAARLAEQWGFAPYRLHARFMQAHVQLLQGEWDRAGAFLRALPDSWSEQLDWHDLACAHVTRGLWHHLRGEARDAEDDFRKARDTFARAGNPEGQLLVLERQLWLSLSRRQPGRALSAVASRLPLPAATIYDLALMVPLARALHLEGRLAEASEYWNKLIAALEAQGARWHLTRAYLYRAATDLAQGANAPAQASLAAAMRLAEAGGYRSLVGDDPLLWEEIASLVTESGIGQSFAEAALSQAAAHAVQLGQEAETAALSPLEDRPVPGSVRGRLSLRCLGSLEARRDGVLIDHWPRRKAKWILSALLLHPRGLTLSQLSECLGGGALPTQAALTTLKVDVSALRRVLEPNLAKGQPSSYVLTQDDRYVLNWELVEFFDLRCFEEAGHRGDRLKAEDAAAAAEAYEEALRLLRGGLLEDGLAGQHFEAEREQVHRRSVGWLIWLASHYEATGASADALRCLTRAVTVSPTDEEPYVAMMGYQQRMGRPDRIRQVYWDCRKALKSRLGLAPSPHFEACYTQLATAKS